One stretch of Vulpes lagopus strain Blue_001 chromosome X, ASM1834538v1, whole genome shotgun sequence DNA includes these proteins:
- the DGAT2L6 gene encoding diacylglycerol O-acyltransferase 2-like protein 6, whose translation MAFLFRLDLQECLQTLAVLQWIPVYIFLGAIPVLLIPYFLVFTKLWILSVLTLAWLAYDWNTHSQGGRRSAWVRNWTLWKYFQNYFPIKLVKTHDLPPKHNYIIANHPHGIVSYGVFINFATEATGFARIFPAITPSIGTLEWIFWIPIVRDYVMSMGVCPVSGLALKYLLTQKDSGNAVVIVVGGAAEALLCRPGVSTIYLKERKGFVKLALKTGAYLVPSYSFGENEVHNQETFPESTWIRFFQKTFQATFKKILGLNFCTFHGRGLTRDSWGFLPFNRPITTVVGEPLPIPKIKRPNKKTVDKYHALYISALRKLFDQHKVQYGLPETQELTII comes from the exons GAGCGATTCCTGTTTTGCTTATACCCTACTTTCTGGTGTTCACTAAATTATGGATCTTGTCTGTGCTCACCTTAGCCTGGCTCGCCTATGATTGGAATACCCACAGTCAAG GTGGTAGGCGTTCAGCTTGGGTACGTAATTGGACCCTCTGgaagtattttcaaaattatttcccaATAAAG CTGGTGAAGACTCATGACCTCCCTCCCAAACACAACTATATTATTGCCAATCACCCCCATGGGATTGTTTCTTATGGTGTGTTCATCAACTTTGCTACTGAGGCCACTGGCTTTGCTCGGATTTTTCCAGCCATCACTCCTTCCATAGGGACCTTGGAATGGATTTTCTGGATCCCCATTGTGCGAGACTACGTGATGTCAATGG GTGTGTGCCCAGTGAGTGGCTTGGCCTTGAAGTATTTGCTGACCCAGAAAGACTCAGGCAATGCTGTGGTTATTGTGGTGGGTGGAGCTGCTGAAGCCCTCTTGTGCCGACCGGGAGTCTCTACCATCTACCTTAAAGAACGTAAAGGTTTTGTGAAGTTGGCACTGAAGACAGG AGCATACCTTGTCCCTTCTTATTCCTTTGGAGAGAATGAGGTTCACAATCAAGAGACCTTCCCTGAGAGCACATGGATAAGGTTCTTCCAAAAAACCTTCCAGGCCACATTCAAAAAAATCCTGGGATTAAATTTCTGTACCTTCCATGGTCGGGGCCTCACTCGAGACTCCTGGGGCTTCCTTCCTTTCAATCGGCCCATTACCACTGTTG TTGGGGAGCCCCTGCCAATCCCCAAGATTAAGAGGCCAAACAAGAAGACAGTGGACAAGTACCATGCACTCTACATCAGTGCCCTGCGCAAGCTGTTTGACCAGCACAAAGTTCAATATGGCCTTCCTGAGACCCAGGAACTGACAATCATATAA
- the AWAT1 gene encoding acyl-CoA wax alcohol acyltransferase 1 isoform X1, translating to MPCLKQPTHFQSLILLQWPLSYLAMFWILQPLLIYLLFTSLWPLPVLYFIWFFLDWKTPEQGGRHSAWVRNWCAWTHLKNYFPITILKTKDLSPKHNYLMGVHPHGILTFGAFCNFCTEATGFSKIFPGITPHLATLSWFFKIPLVREYLMAKGVCSVSQPAIDYLLSHGTGNLVGIVVGGVGEALQSVPNTTTLILRKRKGFVRTALQHGAHLVPTFTFGETEVYEQVLFQKDSWMYKFQSCFRSIFGFYFCIFYGRGFCQGSNGLLPYSLPIITVVGEPLPLPKIENPSREMVDKYHALYMDALCKLFDQHKTQYGCSATQKLLFM from the exons ATGCCTTGTCTCAAGCAGCCTACGCACTTCCAGAGTCTGATACTTCTACAATGGCCCTTGAGCTACCTTGCCATGT TTTGGATCTTGCAGCCATTGCTCATTTACTTGCTGTTTACATCCTTGTGGCCACTACCAGTGCTTTACTTTATCTGGTTTTTCCTGGACTGGAAGACACCAGAGCAAG GTGGAAGGCATTCAGCCTGGGTAAGGAATTGGTGTGCCTGGACCCACCTCAAGAACTATTTTCCCATTACG ATCCTGAAGACTAAAGACCTGTCACCGAAGCACAACTACCTCATGGGGGTTCACCCCCATGGCATCTTGACCTTTGGAGCCTTCTGCAACTTCTGCACTGAAGCCACAGGCTTCTCAAAGATCTTCCCAGGCATCACTCCCCACTTGGCCACACTGTCCTGGTTTTTCAAGATCCCCCTTGTTAGGGAGTACCTCATGGCCAAAG GTGTGTGCTCTGTGAGCCAGCCAGCTATCGACTACCTGCTAAGCCACGGCACTGGTAACCTCGTGGGCATCGTagtgggaggggtgggagaggccCTGCAAAGTGTGCCCAACACTACCACCCTCATCCTCCGGAAGCGCAAAGGGTTTGTGCGCACAGCCCTCCAGCATGG GGCACATCTGGTTCCCACCTTCActtttggagaaactgaggtataTGAACAGGTGTTATTCCAGAAGGACAGCTGGATGTACAAGTTCCAGAGCTGCTTCCGCAGTatctttggtttctatttttgtatcttctatGGAAGAGGCTTCTGCCAAGGCTCCAATGGGCTCCTGCCATACTCACTGCCTATCATCACTGTAG TTGGGGAGCCTCTGCCACTGCCTAAAATTGAAAACCCAAGCCGGGAAATGGTGGACAAATATCATGCACTCTATATGGATGCCCTGTGCAAACTGTTTGACCAGCATAAGACCCAGTATGGCTGCTCAGCGACCCAAAAGCTGCTTTTCATGTGA
- the AWAT1 gene encoding acyl-CoA wax alcohol acyltransferase 1 isoform X2, with the protein MPCLKQPTHFQSLILLQWPLSYLAMCGRHSAWVRNWCAWTHLKNYFPITILKTKDLSPKHNYLMGVHPHGILTFGAFCNFCTEATGFSKIFPGITPHLATLSWFFKIPLVREYLMAKGVCSVSQPAIDYLLSHGTGNLVGIVVGGVGEALQSVPNTTTLILRKRKGFVRTALQHGAHLVPTFTFGETEVYEQVLFQKDSWMYKFQSCFRSIFGFYFCIFYGRGFCQGSNGLLPYSLPIITVVGEPLPLPKIENPSREMVDKYHALYMDALCKLFDQHKTQYGCSATQKLLFM; encoded by the exons ATGCCTTGTCTCAAGCAGCCTACGCACTTCCAGAGTCTGATACTTCTACAATGGCCCTTGAGCTACCTTGCCATGT GTGGAAGGCATTCAGCCTGGGTAAGGAATTGGTGTGCCTGGACCCACCTCAAGAACTATTTTCCCATTACG ATCCTGAAGACTAAAGACCTGTCACCGAAGCACAACTACCTCATGGGGGTTCACCCCCATGGCATCTTGACCTTTGGAGCCTTCTGCAACTTCTGCACTGAAGCCACAGGCTTCTCAAAGATCTTCCCAGGCATCACTCCCCACTTGGCCACACTGTCCTGGTTTTTCAAGATCCCCCTTGTTAGGGAGTACCTCATGGCCAAAG GTGTGTGCTCTGTGAGCCAGCCAGCTATCGACTACCTGCTAAGCCACGGCACTGGTAACCTCGTGGGCATCGTagtgggaggggtgggagaggccCTGCAAAGTGTGCCCAACACTACCACCCTCATCCTCCGGAAGCGCAAAGGGTTTGTGCGCACAGCCCTCCAGCATGG GGCACATCTGGTTCCCACCTTCActtttggagaaactgaggtataTGAACAGGTGTTATTCCAGAAGGACAGCTGGATGTACAAGTTCCAGAGCTGCTTCCGCAGTatctttggtttctatttttgtatcttctatGGAAGAGGCTTCTGCCAAGGCTCCAATGGGCTCCTGCCATACTCACTGCCTATCATCACTGTAG TTGGGGAGCCTCTGCCACTGCCTAAAATTGAAAACCCAAGCCGGGAAATGGTGGACAAATATCATGCACTCTATATGGATGCCCTGTGCAAACTGTTTGACCAGCATAAGACCCAGTATGGCTGCTCAGCGACCCAAAAGCTGCTTTTCATGTGA